The Diospyros lotus cultivar Yz01 chromosome 15, ASM1463336v1, whole genome shotgun sequence genome has a window encoding:
- the LOC127791708 gene encoding receptor-like protein 7, translating to MANKGADSLWLWISLLAMALKKEPEPPRDLIALHLLNLSYNEPLCHPEDSSALLQFKQTFSLNKSFQGGRASNCCSWDGVECDQSTGHVVGLDLSSSFLFGSIKSSSSLFSLVHLRKLNLADNHFNYSQIPSEISYLLLLTTLNLSQSVFSGPMPVEISRLSKLISLDLSQNSGPLRLEKPGLQSLLQNLTSLEEIYLDELNITSKLILPNISSLTTLSLSDCGLYGTFPTSVFHLPKLRVPNLHGNYLLTGHFPEFQHTSLLQKLILASTNFSGELPNTIGNLSFLDKLDLSGCNFSGSIPTSLNRTQLSVLDLESNNFSGQILSLAGLSRLLYLGLSYNEFDVGSMFWLWNLTSLTTLLLNGIDLKGSVLLSPANKIQHATIGLSNNTTLLNFKRLQLDSCNLREFPYFLRFQNQLQELSLQHNKIHNQIPAWMLNISKDTLEILRLQDNYLIGFEQQTIILPWVKLGLLDLSDNKLRGRLPIPPTSILGYDVSNNAITGKLTPLICTLSSLYILNLCYNNLTGLIPPCLSNFSDSLSILDLGSNNFYGPIPQAYNKGNKLELIGFARNRLSGKLPKSLANCTALKILDISNNLIEDVFPFWLGTLTELKILNLHSNKFYGAIRSLGTKFESSKLRIIDLSHNGFSGDLPTKYIRSWNAMKSLGEEETDQAIPSIMFQLLGLWWKNNFFYPMTITNKGVDRQYVETLDIFIGIDLSSNKFEGRIPRSLGDLNVLQLLNLSNNELSGGIPSFLGDLSNLEALDLAQNKLSGDIPQQLTQLTFLEFFNVSHNNLSGHVPKGNQFNTFQSNSYERNLGLCGEPLSRSCGELDAPSPTLSQRPVDSKGSKDSPFPSGADWIVICMGFGSGTAIEFAIGTPEN from the exons ATGGCAAACAAAGGTGCAGATAGTTTATGGCTTTGGATATCTCTGCTGGCAATGGCATTGAAGAAGGAACCAGAACCTCCACGAGATCTCATAGCACTTCATCTGCTCAATCTATCCTACAATGAA CCACTCTGCCATCCTGAAGATAGCTCTGCTCTTTTGCAATTCAAGCAAACCTTTTCTCTCAATAAATCT TTCCAAGGTGGTAGAGCCAGCAACTGTTGCTCCTGGGATGGTGTCGAGTGTGACCAGTCCACAGGTCATGTAGTTGGTCTTGACCTCAGTAGCAGTTTCCTCTTTGGCTCTATCAAGTCAAGCAGCAGCCTATTCAGCCTAGTGCATCTTAGGAAGCTCAACCTTGCTGATAACCACTTCAATTACTCCCAAATCCCATCGGAAATCAGCTATCTTTTGTTGCTAACAACTCTCAACCTTTCTCAATCTGTATTTTCTGGCCCTATGCCTGTGGAAATTTCGAGATTGTCCAAATTGATTTCACTTgatctttctcaaaattcaggACCATTGAGACTTGAAAAGCCTGGTCTCCAGAGCTTGCTTCAAAACTTGACTAGCCTAGAAGAAATTTATCTCGATGAGCTGAATATAACTTCCAAATTAATATTGCCTAACATCTCTTCTCTGACAACTCTAAGCTTGAGTGATTGTGGGTTGTATGGAACATTTCCCACATCCGTATTCCATTTACCAAAGCTTCGAGTTCCCAACTTACATGGTAATTATCTCCTTACTGGCCATTTTCCAGAATTTCAGCATACTAGTCTACTTCAAAAGCTGATACTTGCTTCCACCAATTTCTCTGGTGAGCTACCAAACACTATAGGAAATCTCAGTTTCCTAGATAAGTTGGACTTATCAGGCTGCAACTTCTCAGGATCCATACCAACTTCACTTAACCGAACGCAACTCAGTGTTCTGGATCTTGAATCTAATAACTTTAGTGGTCAGATTCTTTCTTTGGCAGGCTTATCACGGCTCCTTTATTTAGGCCTTTCTTACAATGAATTTGATGTAGGAAGCATGTTTTGGCTTTGGAATCTAACTAGCCTCACTACATTGCTCCTTAATGGCATAGATTTAAAAGGTTCGGTCCTTTTGAGTCCAGCAAACAAAATCCAACATGCTACCATAGGCCTTTCCAACAACACTACTCTCTTGAATTTCAAGAGGTTACAGTTAGATTCGTGCAACCTCAGAGAATTCCCATATTTTTTGAGATTCCAAAATCAACTTCAAGAGCTTTCTCTTCAACACAATAAAATTCACAACCAAATTCCAGCCTGGATGTTAAACATAAGCAAAGATACTCTCGAGATATTACGGCTACAAGACAACTATCTCATAGGCTTTGAGCAACAAACAATTATTCTTCCTTGGGTTAAGTTAGGCCTGTTAGACCTTAGTGACAACAAGTTGCGGGGAAGGCTGCCAATTCCACCAACATCTATTCTCGGTTATGACGTCTCAAACAATGCAATCACTGGAAAACTTACCCCATTGATCTGTACATTGAGTTCCCTTTATATTCTTAATTTGTGTTACAACAATTTGACAGGATTAATTCCTCCATGTCTGAGCAACTTCAGTGATTCTCTATCAATTCTTGATCTTGGAAGCAACAACTTCTATGGTCCCATTCCCCAGGCCTACAATAAAGGAAACAAACTAGAGTTAATTGGCTTCGCTCGGAATCGGCTATCAGGGAAACTACCAAAATCATTGGCAAATTGTACCGCGCTTAAGATTCTTGACATCTCCAATAATCTAATTGAAGATGTATTCCCTTTTTGGTTGGGAACTCTTACAGAGCTAAAGATTCTCAACTTGCACTCCAACAAATTCTATGGTGCAATAAGAAGTCTAGGAACCAAGTTTGAGTCCTCAAAGTTGCGCATCATTGACCTCTCCCACAATGGTTTTTCAGGTGATTTGCCAACAAAATACATTCGTAGTTGGAATGCAATGAAATCACTTGGAGAAGAGGAGACAGATCAAGCAATCCCCTCCATAATGTTTCAATTGCTAGGTTTATGGTGGAAAAACAATTTTTTCTACCCTATGACCATAACAAACAAAGGTGTAGACAGACAGTATGTTGAGACTTTGGACATTTTCATTGGCATTGATCTCTCAAGCAACAAATTTGAAGGGAGAATTCCAAGATCTTTGGGAGATCTCAACGTACTTCAGCTACTGAACCTTTCTAACAACGAGTTGAGTGGTGGAATCCCATCATTCTTGGGGGACTTATCCAACCTTGAAGCCTTGGACCTTGCTCAGAACAAGCTCTCAGGGGATATCCCTCAACAATTAACACAACTCACTTTTCTTGAATTCTTTAATGTCTCCCACAACAATCTCTCTGGACATGTCCCAAAAGGTAATCAATTCAATACGTTTCAGAGCAACTCGTATGAAAGGAATTTAGGACTTTGCGGGGAACCACTTTCAAGGAGCTGTGGAGAATTGGATGCACCGTCGCCAACATTATCACAGCGGCCTGTAGACTCCAAAGGAAGCAAGGATTCCCCATTTCCTAGTGGAGCTGATTGGATTGTCATATGTATGGGATTTGGAAGTGGCACGGCGATTGAGTTTGCCATCGG AACACCAGAAAATTAA